CGTAGTAGAAGAGAGGaaagacgtcgtcgtcgtttgacGATCGACTTCGACGTGATAAGCTCGCGTAGTTATTTGAAAGTGCGTTGCATTCGTGTTTTTGTGGTTTCAGTCTCTTTTGTGTATGAGTTTTTGAAGTTCTTGTGTGTTTAAAGTTCATTATTTCATACTCATTATTCAATATCCgcatattaaattaaaaaatgaataaaactgatAGTAATTTCTTACAATCgaaaaagaatttgaaatggtttgaatcgcgaatcgaaaattttaacaaagcTGTGCCTCTTCAAATCAAACTGTTGGCGACACACAAAAATGATATCCTCAACGTAAGTCTCTAGCACACATTAACGTTAATTTCATTATTGAACTAACAATCAGTGACGAAGACTTATCTGTTTTTTTAGCAATACAGATTAGGAAACTATGTAGCAATGAAACAGGAAAGAAGTTCAGCTGAACGAACTATACGTCACTTGAAACAATTACTCGTCGACACTGATCAGTTACGAGAACAAGTTAAAGATTCAGACCTCAACAGATTTGATAAACTCATTTTCCATTCTCGAGAAACGATCAATAAAGCCTTAAAAGATTTCAATGGTAGGTCTAGGTGGAATCTTTTTTTGCGTTTATGATAAGAATCGTCAAGTTTTactgtttctcatttttaaggTCATTATTGATTCAGGTTTAAAATGTTAAATCATGTTATgatatacgtttacgtatccTAGGATAGCTAGGCtaaaatcagtttgaaatttctaaCCAAATAAGAATGATTTGTGTATCATATacgtattacatttttttctttctttgtaAAGATTTATATAGAAGTCTGGAGGTCCCGAACGATCAACCTGAAAAACGCCGTTTTCCAAACTATTTCGAGGAAGATGATGCTCAAGATCAAGTTCAAAAGCAAATAATACTTCATGAGAACGAAGATGTTTGGAATTTGAGACAACAAAGAGAGATTGCTGATAATATGGAAACAATTCAGAAAGATGTTCACACCGTAAATCAAATATTTCGCGATCTAGCCGTATTAGTCAACGTGAGTTTAGTTTACTCTTGAATACAGTCGGGAAACATTCGACcttgattaaattttcgaatCTCTCGgttttttacaggatcaaaaacCACAGGTGGAGGCGCTAGAAGAAAACATTGCCAGCACTCATGAATCCGTCGTTGCAGCTGAAAGAGAAATAGCTCAGGCAGCTAACAAAGTACATAACGCAGCTTATCCTTTGGTTGGAGCAATATTAGGCTCTTGTGTAGGAGGACCTGTTGGATTAGTTGCTGGATTGAAAATCGGTACAGCTGTAGCTTTGACATGTAGTGTGATAGGTGAGTGTgttatagaaatttttcatgataTGAAATTAATTCATATGTATATGAGATTATAATTTCATATTTGGATGATAGGATTTTCCGGTGGTAAAGTTCTGAATGTGAAACAAAGAAGAACGCAAAAGCAGATTATGGAGAGTGttgaaaaacagaaagctaTCAAGTCATAATGAAACAGTGTTTCGTTGGTTGGGCACAGAACTGGAGTTCTTTAAAAGTCTTCACTCGAGGAGATTCGTGGTACCAATTTGTTTACTTGAAGATGTAAAAGTACGCATGTTTTATGAACGTGATATACTCAAGTTATAAATTCTCATACTAAAATCaacgtaaaaaattttcttgaaagtgTTTGTGTACGTCTACTTATGTTTCTACTTTTTATTTGATAATTGAAAACGTGATTACGAGTTATATTTTCAGTTATTATTTCTATGTAGATATTGTATTACAAATCAAGTTTCTACCTTCTCATTACCAGTGTAGTTTGTTATTTTTCTATATaattacacaattttcaataatcagtGCGTTATTTCTTCAATAGAATGAATTCCAATTCATGATTGAACCATGCTCACTAATTAACTCTGTAACTCTACAGGAAAGACCAACaacaaatgaaaacaattttactgaatcacaaattttattgaataatcGTTTTTGAGCGCATCGGTGCTCTAATTTCTTTCGGCATTACAAATATACTACTTAAAAAcgtattgatttttctttcatcatttATTCCCAATGTTTGTgttaaaaattcttccaaaactTCGGGGTGTTTACAatgattcaataaaattattaaagaagTGCGAATTATGTACATCAGAGATCTTCTGTTTATAAGTCTACTTTGAATGAGATTTCGAAGCAAGAGTGAAGAAAGATTCCAATCATGACTCAGAAGTGATTTACGTAATTGAGGAAGCAACGTAGAAGGTGAGTGTAATATTATTGATGAAGGATTGAAATTAAGTAACTCTACAGAAGGAAGTACACAAGAAGCTAAAGCTGATTCTACGCTGGTACCATACTGCGATATCAATTCATGATTTGGTTTTGGATCTTCTTTGCCAATCTCATCAATAATTCGTTTCAAATCAGCTTTGTTGATACTTATTGGAGTAGTTTGCTTAATTCGCCATCGCCTTACATTTCGGTCGTTTTTCTTTGTATATGGCTTGATCAACGGAAGTCCGTGGTTCCTGGTCCTTGTTTTTGgcgtttttgacattttagaaAGCTGAAAGCGTTTACTTATGCTCAGTTTACTGCATATCTCTAGAACAAAAGAAAGTCATTTCAGAACTGATGAATTGATGATTTAATGAGGAAAATTAATACTGAAGGTATGAAGTACTTACTTTTACTCTCAATACACGTAAGATTTTCCGTTTTCGacgttttcgttgaaaaatgaaaattgaagagcGCAGTGATAAGAGGTTTGTtgcatttgttttgttttgttatagttttgttttagttttgttttttttgactGTGAGATTTGTTGATAACAcaaaaatccatatttttttggtaatttttcttacGTTTTGCgttgtaattatttttgaaatgctttGCAGTTTGCTTGTTAAATAATTCTGGAGACTTGAGGAAAAGTATTTAGTAGGTATTTTGCTTTTCATCGAGTGAAGTTGCTGTTCATCTCCTGGTTTAACTCGTGGTCGCGGTGTacgtcattcaaattttaaaacctcGTTCGTCGTGTTTCATCGTATCCTCAACTGCATCAAAATGGAATCCGAACAAATGGAAGTTGACGATACTTCGTCCAAGAAGTACATTGCTCAAGGTGGTGTGCCAAGTGTCACAGTCTCGCTCCATCCACTAGTGATAATGAACATTTCTGAACACTGGACTCGGGTAAGAGCTCAAGAAGGTGAAGCTAAACAAGTGGTTGGTGCTCTGATAGGAAAACAGAAAGGAAGAAAACTCGAGATTATGAACTCGTTCGAACTCTTATTGAGCAAAGTAGACAATGATATGATAATAGATAAAGCGTATTACACTACTAAAGAAGAACAATTCAAGCAAGTGTTCTGCGATATGGATTTTCTTGGATGGTACACCAGTGGTAACGATTTACCCGATGAATCTGATGTTAAGAATCATAAGCAAGCATGCACGATTAACGAAAGCCCTATGTTGTTGAAACTTAATCCTTACGCCGGTCATACAGATTTACCTATCACATTGTATGAGTCTGTAATCGATCTCGTTAACGGGGAAGCTACAATGTTATTTGTTGAAGTTCCATATACATTGGCTACAGAAGAAGCAGAGCGTATCGGTGTTGATCATGTTGCTCGAATGGCAAGCAGTGATACCGGTGAAAATTCTTTGGTCGCAGAACATCTATCAGCTCAATATAACGCTATTAAAATGTTACACACCAGAGTGAAAATGATCCTAGAATACGTCAAAGCTGTGCAAA
The sequence above is a segment of the Planococcus citri chromosome 3, ihPlaCitr1.1, whole genome shotgun sequence genome. Coding sequences within it:
- the LOC135838772 gene encoding COP9 signalosome complex subunit 6-like is translated as MESEQMEVDDTSSKKYIAQGGVPSVTVSLHPLVIMNISEHWTRVRAQEGEAKQVVGALIGKQKGRKLEIMNSFELLLSKVDNDMIIDKAYYTTKEEQFKQVFCDMDFLGWYTSGNDLPDESDVKNHKQACTINESPMLLKLNPYAGHTDLPITLYESVIDLVNGEATMLFVEVPYTLATEEAERIGVDHVARMASSDTGENSLVAEHLSAQYNAIKMLHTRVKMILEYVKAVQNKELPNNHEILRELSSLTHRLPVMQSPKFNAEFYNQCNDVALITYLGSITKSCNNMNQFVNKFNILHDRQGLGRKARGLFF
- the Syx17 gene encoding syntaxin-17; the encoded protein is MNKTDSNFLQSKKNLKWFESRIENFNKAVPLQIKLLATHKNDILNQYRLGNYVAMKQERSSAERTIRHLKQLLVDTDQLREQVKDSDLNRFDKLIFHSRETINKALKDFNDLYRSLEVPNDQPEKRRFPNYFEEDDAQDQVQKQIILHENEDVWNLRQQREIADNMETIQKDVHTVNQIFRDLAVLVNDQKPQVEALEENIASTHESVVAAEREIAQAANKVHNAAYPLVGAILGSCVGGPVGLVAGLKIGTAVALTCSVIGFSGGKVLNVKQRRTQKQIMESVEKQKAIKS